In Juglans regia cultivar Chandler chromosome 13, Walnut 2.0, whole genome shotgun sequence, the following proteins share a genomic window:
- the LOC109020160 gene encoding putative lipid-transfer protein DIR1, with translation MEGGYKRLVFVALMFVFMVMMMGSESTIMLANGQTLCRMTKEGLKACEPSVSGLFPVPPSAACCSALSNADMQCLCLFKNSRLFNLYGIDPNLAFELPAKCNLPQFHCSN, from the coding sequence ATGGAAGGTGGATACAAAAGGCTAGTCTTTGTTGCATTAATGTTTGTGTTCATGGTCATGATGATGGGATCTGAGTCGACCATCATGTTGGCCAATGGTCAGACATTATGCCGCATGACAAAAGAGGGTCTCAAGGCATGTGAGCCATCGGTGAGCGGCCTATTCCCTGTTCCTCCCTCAGCCGCCTGTTGCTCGGCTCTCTCCAACGCTGACATGCAGTGCCTCTGCCTTTTCAAGAACTCCAGGCTGTTTAATCTCTACGGAATTGACCCCAACCTCGCCTTTGAGCTCCCCGCTAAATGCAATCTTCCCCAGTTCCATtgctcaaattaa